The proteins below are encoded in one region of Leptotrichia sp. oral taxon 218:
- a CDS encoding N-acetylmuramoyl-L-alanine amidase: MKKILIFLLFLVGSVIFAENLESINYGNGTFRGTFKENKKMMPGTTVTKVGNDNVLILSFWNTKASKVPQVTTVNDQYISKIQVYENDSSTSVMFYLKPSAKYQIVTRNKEVEVTFSGSDANYVPSQTNTTISSRPQTGYSRPSNTGYQQQQQTGPRYSTSGNKKYTIVVDPGHGGHDSGARGNGYNEKDIALQVATRLANNLRRDYNVIMTRDSDFFVPLDTRAKIGNDANADFFISIHLNSGSSSSANGTEVFYFSKKDEGSYAERVAQIENRVDSSYGDTPFSDLVVKDIFYRTNQKKSQAIATTVLDNLINTIGLRRRGVFGANFAVLRGSNSPSILVELGFMNNYGDLSQYLTPEGQERAAQAIADGIRQYFR; encoded by the coding sequence ATGAAAAAAATATTGATATTTTTATTATTTTTAGTAGGTTCTGTTATATTTGCAGAAAATTTAGAGAGTATAAATTATGGAAATGGGACATTTAGAGGAACATTTAAAGAAAACAAAAAAATGATGCCAGGGACAACTGTAACTAAAGTTGGAAATGACAATGTTTTAATTTTAAGTTTTTGGAATACAAAAGCGTCGAAAGTTCCGCAAGTTACTACTGTAAATGACCAGTATATAAGTAAAATTCAAGTGTATGAAAATGATTCTTCAACTTCAGTGATGTTTTATTTAAAACCATCGGCAAAATATCAAATAGTTACAAGAAACAAAGAAGTTGAAGTAACATTTAGTGGCTCAGACGCAAATTATGTGCCGTCACAAACTAATACAACTATAAGTTCAAGACCGCAGACAGGTTATTCAAGACCAAGTAACACAGGGTATCAACAACAACAGCAGACAGGTCCAAGATATTCCACTTCAGGAAATAAAAAATATACTATTGTTGTAGATCCAGGACATGGTGGACATGATTCAGGTGCAAGAGGAAATGGATATAATGAAAAAGATATAGCATTACAAGTAGCAACAAGATTGGCTAACAATTTAAGACGGGATTATAATGTTATAATGACAAGAGATTCAGATTTCTTTGTACCATTAGATACAAGAGCTAAAATTGGAAATGATGCAAATGCAGATTTCTTTATAAGTATTCACTTAAATTCAGGTTCAAGCTCATCGGCAAATGGAACAGAAGTATTTTACTTTAGTAAAAAAGATGAAGGAAGTTATGCTGAAAGAGTTGCACAGATTGAAAATAGAGTGGATTCAAGCTATGGAGATACGCCATTTTCAGATTTAGTCGTAAAAGATATATTTTATAGAACAAATCAGAAAAAAAGTCAAGCTATTGCAACAACTGTGTTAGATAATCTTATAAACACTATTGGACTTAGAAGAAGAGGAGTTTTTGGAGCAAATTTTGCAGTGCTTCGGGGAAGTAATTCGCCTTCAATTTTGGTGGAATTAGGATTTATGAATAACTACGGTGACTTATCGCAATATTTAACACCTGAAGGTCAAGAAAGAGCAGCACAAGCTATCGCTGATGGAATTAGACAATATTTTAGATAA
- the yajC gene encoding preprotein translocase subunit YajC, whose translation MKNATVIIFYVILMVIIFLPTYLANKKRKQQQKEMIDNFKVGDKVVTTGGILGTITNVLSETLEIKVDKNAKITVLKTSISSVEKK comes from the coding sequence ATGAAAAATGCTACTGTGATAATATTTTATGTGATTTTAATGGTAATTATATTTTTACCAACATATCTTGCAAATAAAAAAAGAAAACAGCAACAAAAAGAAATGATTGACAATTTTAAAGTTGGAGACAAAGTTGTTACAACTGGAGGGATTTTAGGGACAATTACAAATGTTTTGAGTGAAACTTTGGAAATTAAAGTTGATAAAAATGCAAAAATTACAGTTTTGAAAACATCTATTTCAAGCGTAGAAAAAAAATAA
- a CDS encoding flavodoxin has translation MAKVGIFYGSTTGVTEDIANRIAEKIDGAEVFNIDGNVDELENYDVLLLGTSTWGFGDLQDDWQAVLDDLANLNLAGKKVAYFGSGDQGTFSDTFMDGMAIINEEISKTGATVIGNTSTEGYEFNESRAVEGDEFLGLALDEVNQSDLTDERIDAWVEQIKKEF, from the coding sequence ATGGCAAAAGTAGGTATTTTTTACGGATCAACAACTGGAGTTACTGAAGATATAGCAAATAGAATTGCTGAAAAAATTGATGGAGCAGAAGTTTTTAACATTGATGGAAATGTCGATGAGCTTGAAAACTATGATGTGTTACTTTTAGGAACATCAACTTGGGGATTTGGAGATTTGCAAGATGACTGGCAAGCAGTATTAGACGACTTGGCTAACTTAAATTTAGCTGGAAAAAAAGTGGCATATTTCGGAAGTGGAGATCAGGGGACTTTCTCTGACACATTTATGGACGGAATGGCTATTATAAATGAAGAAATTTCAAAAACAGGAGCAACTGTAATTGGAAATACTTCAACAGAAGGATACGAGTTCAACGAATCAAGAGCAGTAGAAGGCGACGAATTTTTAGGACTTGCATTGGATGAAGTAAATCAATCTGATTTGACAGACGAAAGAATTGATGCTTGGGTTGAACAAATTAAAAAAGAATTTTAG
- a CDS encoding TraX family protein: MNKIYKNNFFEKIRVLSGAQLKYIAFTSMLIDHINKALLYPILQEKGILQQISNLFEILGRIAFPLFSFFLVEGFFKTRNRWKYLSYLLIFGIISEIPYDLFQSAVFFEPNSNNVMFTLSLSLVTIWIIDVLKKKIKNKYIWYFISFIIVAVMCLVAMVLGLDYEKHGILIGYFFYIFYDKPFMALIFGYISIFKEFFSLLGFGFTLFYNGKRGRQNKILNYLFYPVHLLILGLLRLYFKI; encoded by the coding sequence ATGAATAAAATTTACAAAAATAATTTTTTTGAAAAAATAAGAGTTCTGTCAGGAGCACAGCTAAAATATATCGCATTTACATCAATGCTTATTGATCATATAAACAAAGCGCTTCTTTATCCAATTTTGCAAGAAAAAGGAATTTTGCAGCAAATTAGCAACCTTTTTGAAATTCTTGGACGAATTGCATTTCCTCTTTTTTCATTTTTTCTTGTCGAAGGATTTTTTAAAACACGAAATAGATGGAAATATCTTTCGTATTTATTAATTTTTGGAATAATTTCAGAAATCCCGTACGATTTATTTCAATCGGCTGTATTTTTTGAGCCAAATTCCAACAATGTAATGTTTACACTTTCTCTGTCGCTTGTAACGATTTGGATTATAGATGTTTTGAAAAAAAAAATAAAAAATAAATATATTTGGTATTTTATCTCGTTTATAATTGTAGCTGTGATGTGTCTCGTTGCGATGGTTCTTGGACTTGATTATGAAAAACACGGAATTTTGATTGGATATTTTTTTTATATTTTTTATGACAAGCCTTTTATGGCTCTAATTTTTGGTTATATTTCAATTTTCAAAGAATTTTTTTCACTTCTTGGATTTGGTTTTACACTTTTTTATAATGGAAAAAGGGGACGGCAGAATAAAATCTTGAATTATTTATTTTA